A region from the Corylus avellana chromosome ca7, CavTom2PMs-1.0 genome encodes:
- the LOC132187865 gene encoding protein neprosin-like yields the protein MIIPLLIGSLPSNYCKPTIGFVMEPSFIRKVTNEELYNAELFQGWHEDEECPEGTIPIRHARPGEYSAHRTIAPLAHRKELNIRRNYDTTGHEYAQAYSSFGNYNGAHATINLWSPQIMDGDFSLAQIWVVAGPDNELNTIEAGWRVSFHNGQPKFFVYWTRDTYDKTGCQDLACPGFVQVDRKFAIGSPLSPVSTYKGTQHDIRVTIYKDKGNWWLQVQNQAIGYWPHSIFTHLANVATSLSWGGEIYSSGKEGHHTSTHMGSGHFPSEGFGKASYFRNIQYIDSNGKFIDAGEELHPDTTKSSCYDISLVTDKNGDNGTQFYFGGPGYSATCP from the exons ATGATTATTCCCCTTCTCATTGGTTCTCTCCCGTCAAACTATTGCAAACCTACTATTGGATTTGTG ATGGAACCCAGTTTCATTCGAAAGGTAACAAATGAAGAATTATACAATGCCGAGCTATTCCAAGGTTGGCATGAGGATGAAGAATGCCCTGAAGGAACAATCCCAATTAGACATGCCCGACCGGGTGAATATTCTGCCCACCGTACTATAGCCCCACTTGCACATCGGAAAGAGCTTAATATCCGCCGTAATTATGATACTACAGGGCATGAG TATGCCCAAGCTTATTCAAGTTTTGGCAACTACAATGGAGCACATGCAACAATTAACTTGTGGAGCCCTCAAATAATGGATGGGGACTTTAGCCTTGCTCAAATATGGGTTGTGGCAGGTCCGGACAACGAACTAAACACCATTGAAGCCGGATGGCGGGTAAGTTT TCACAACGGGCAACCCAAGTTTTTCGTATACTGGACT CGCGACACATATGATAAAACTGGGTGCCAAGATCTTGCCTGTCCGGGCTTTGTGCAAGTAGACCGAAAATTTGCAATTGGTTCTCCCCTAAGTCCCGTTTCAACCTACAAAGGGACGCAACACGATATAAGGGTAACCATATACAAG GATAAGGGAAATTGGTGGCTACAAGTGCAAAATCAGGCTATTGGATATTGGCCTCATTCCATATTCACACATTTAGCAAACGTGGCTACCTCACTCAGCTGGGGTGGAGAGATTTATTCCTCAGGGAAAGAGGGTCATCACACATCAACTCATATGGGGAGTGGACATTTTCCTAGTGAAGGCTTTGGAAAAGCAAGTTATTTTCGCAATATTCAATACATTGATAGCAATGGCAAATTCATTGACGCTGGTGAGGAATTGCACCCAGATACAACAAAATCTTCTTGCTATGATATAAGTCTTGTGACCGATAAGAATGGTGACAATGGAACCCAATTCTACTTTGGGGGTCCTGGGTATTCAGCAACATGTCCTTag